Proteins encoded together in one Streptomyces sp. TLI_171 window:
- a CDS encoding flavin reductase family protein has protein sequence MTAVDERPPAIAPAELLRRTLRRHAAGVVVITAPGPVGLTVTSFTSVSLDPALVSFYLSTTASTAPALRAAEAFTVHVLHRGQEELARAFARSGVDRFAGVPWTTGPHGTPLLAGVTARLTARQVGLHPVGDHLLVVGEVVAADADGGEPLVHHDGGFGGFAPGAGEGPWR, from the coding sequence ATGACCGCCGTCGACGAACGCCCGCCCGCCATCGCGCCGGCCGAGCTGCTCCGCCGCACTCTGCGCCGACACGCCGCCGGCGTGGTGGTGATCACCGCGCCGGGGCCGGTCGGGCTCACCGTCACCTCGTTCACATCGGTGAGCCTCGATCCCGCCCTGGTCTCCTTCTACCTGTCGACCACCGCGTCCACGGCGCCCGCGCTGCGCGCCGCGGAGGCGTTCACCGTGCACGTCCTGCACCGGGGCCAGGAGGAGCTGGCACGGGCCTTCGCCCGCAGCGGCGTCGACCGCTTCGCCGGCGTCCCGTGGACCACGGGCCCGCACGGCACCCCGCTGCTGGCGGGCGTCACCGCCCGTCTGACGGCCCGCCAGGTCGGCCTGCACCCGGTCGGCGACCACCTGCTGGTGGTCGGCGAGGTAGTGGCGGCGGACGCCGACGGCGGCGAGCCGCTGGTGCACCACGATGGCGGGTTCGGCGGGTTCGCACCCGGCGCCGGGGAGGGTCCGTGGCGCTGA
- a CDS encoding ABC transporter substrate-binding protein → MPSSRGIRLAAAVAIVALATSACGLGSSGSSADQGDAPSGKVGGTITLETLQLKPTFTDYMNGVIAAYEKEHPDTKVTWVDIPFQGAQEKLTADAAAGNLPDVVNLNPQFAQALEAKGLFVDLDKAAADVKASYVPGAWSAFQVPGRQGSFGLPWYLTSEVTMYNKDLFAKAGLDPEKPPATFDELLADGAKLSAAGQGAFYGIHPALENRFITDLAKQGVPLLDASAKKWTFNTPDAAAYLQKLVDAYKGGVYPQDSLTQNHSKENEAYQSGRIGLLPSGPNFLATIKKNAADIAAHTGVGPQITGATGATNMSVMGLLVPKAGKNQATALDFAKYLSDAQNQLAFSKIVTILPSTLESLKDPYFKAEGDSTPEGTARRISAEQIAKARNLVPVQYDSRVTAAVIGKVQLALQGKLTPQQALDQAVEEADKITGAAG, encoded by the coding sequence ATGCCCAGCAGCAGAGGCATCCGCCTGGCCGCCGCCGTCGCCATCGTCGCCCTCGCCACGAGCGCCTGCGGCCTGGGGTCGAGCGGCTCGTCAGCCGACCAGGGCGACGCGCCGTCAGGCAAGGTCGGCGGCACCATCACGCTGGAGACGCTGCAGCTCAAGCCGACCTTCACCGACTACATGAACGGCGTCATCGCCGCGTACGAGAAGGAGCACCCGGACACCAAGGTCACCTGGGTGGACATCCCGTTCCAGGGCGCCCAGGAGAAGCTGACGGCCGACGCCGCGGCCGGCAACCTCCCCGACGTCGTCAACCTGAACCCCCAGTTCGCCCAGGCGCTGGAGGCCAAGGGCCTGTTCGTCGACCTGGACAAGGCCGCCGCCGACGTGAAGGCGTCCTACGTGCCCGGCGCCTGGTCGGCCTTCCAGGTGCCGGGCCGGCAGGGCTCCTTCGGCCTGCCGTGGTACCTCACCTCCGAGGTCACCATGTACAACAAGGACCTGTTCGCGAAGGCCGGGCTGGACCCGGAGAAGCCCCCGGCGACCTTCGACGAACTGCTCGCCGACGGCGCCAAGCTGTCAGCGGCCGGCCAGGGCGCCTTCTACGGCATCCACCCCGCGCTGGAGAACCGGTTCATCACCGACCTCGCCAAGCAGGGCGTGCCGCTGCTGGACGCCTCCGCCAAGAAGTGGACCTTCAACACCCCCGACGCCGCCGCCTACCTGCAGAAGTTGGTGGACGCCTACAAGGGCGGCGTCTACCCGCAGGACTCGCTGACCCAGAACCACAGCAAGGAGAACGAGGCCTACCAGTCCGGCCGGATCGGCCTGCTGCCCTCGGGCCCCAACTTCCTCGCGACGATCAAGAAGAACGCCGCCGACATTGCGGCGCACACCGGCGTCGGCCCGCAGATCACCGGCGCCACGGGGGCCACCAACATGTCCGTCATGGGCCTGCTGGTCCCGAAGGCAGGCAAGAACCAGGCCACCGCCCTGGACTTCGCCAAGTACCTGTCCGACGCGCAGAACCAGCTCGCCTTCAGCAAGATCGTCACGATCCTCCCGAGCACTCTCGAATCGCTCAAGGACCCCTACTTCAAGGCCGAGGGCGACAGCACCCCCGAGGGCACCGCCCGCCGGATCTCCGCCGAGCAGATCGCCAAGGCCCGGAACCTGGTGCCCGTGCAGTACGACTCGCGGGTGACCGCGGCCGTCATCGGCAAGGTCCAGCTCGCCCTGCAGGGCAAGCTGACGCCGCAGCAGGCGCTCGACCAGGCGGTCGAGGAAGCCGACAAGATCACCGGCGCCGCCGGCTGA
- a CDS encoding MMPL family transporter, producing MSPHMTGRTSRPVPHAARTTGPRRPRTVAWLVLLLTVVGLGAVFALGPSDATTTEATGASLPASSQSAEVAEIVKSFPAGAVAPAIVVFSNTDGSPLTAAQQELVSQRSASLGAFGLAPEAARPQVVEDKVATVAVLLPTAAGDDENTAAVDRIRQAASADLAAPLQAQVTGGPAFRADVTKVFAGADSTLLIATASVVAVLLLITYRSPVLWLVPLIVVGAGDRTAGILVGALAPHVGVEVDASAAGILSVLVFGAGTDYALLLVSRYRDELHLTDDRFTAMARAWRGTAPAVLASGTTVVLSLLTLLAAELTGNRGLGFAGAVGILTAMLFGLVVLPAALVLPGRWLFWPLVPKVGDPVVADRRGLWSRIGQGVAKRPAQVAVAGTAVLLVLASGALGLRTGLAQEDSFRRTPEAVLGQRTLAAVQPAGAVDPLTLLSSTATGDQVADAARQVPGVSSVTPGGHTDRWARADVVLDSAPGTAASDRTIDQLRRRVAQVPDSGALVGGATAEAYDTSRANAHDTRLVVPLVLAIVLVVLIALLRALVAPLLLVATVILSYFAALGASWTVFRTFYDFPATDTNVPLLSFLFLVALGVDYNIFLIARTREDTVAGHDTRRAVLRALASTGGVITSAGILLAAVFAVLGVLPLITLTQIGIIVGIGVLLDTLLVRTVLVPALVLLTGRRFWWPGRPETAGGSKRAGVAE from the coding sequence GTGTCCCCACACATGACCGGCCGTACGAGCCGGCCCGTCCCGCACGCCGCTCGCACCACGGGGCCGCGGCGGCCCCGCACCGTCGCGTGGCTGGTCCTCCTGCTCACCGTCGTCGGTCTCGGCGCCGTCTTCGCCCTCGGCCCCTCGGACGCGACCACCACGGAGGCCACCGGCGCCTCACTGCCGGCCTCCTCGCAGTCCGCGGAGGTCGCCGAGATCGTCAAGTCGTTCCCCGCCGGAGCCGTCGCCCCCGCGATCGTGGTCTTCAGCAACACCGACGGGAGCCCGCTCACCGCGGCGCAGCAGGAACTCGTCTCCCAGCGGTCGGCGTCACTCGGCGCCTTCGGACTGGCGCCCGAGGCCGCCCGCCCGCAGGTGGTCGAGGACAAGGTGGCCACCGTGGCGGTCCTGCTGCCGACCGCCGCGGGCGACGACGAGAACACCGCCGCCGTCGACCGCATCCGCCAGGCCGCCTCCGCGGACCTCGCCGCGCCCCTCCAGGCCCAGGTGACCGGCGGGCCGGCCTTCCGCGCCGACGTGACCAAGGTCTTCGCGGGCGCCGACAGCACCCTCCTGATCGCCACGGCCTCCGTCGTCGCGGTGCTGCTGCTGATCACCTACCGCAGCCCCGTCCTCTGGCTGGTGCCGCTGATCGTCGTCGGCGCAGGCGACCGCACGGCCGGCATCCTGGTCGGCGCCCTCGCGCCGCACGTCGGCGTCGAGGTCGACGCCTCCGCCGCGGGGATCCTCTCCGTGCTCGTGTTCGGCGCCGGCACGGACTACGCGCTGCTGCTCGTCTCCCGCTACCGCGACGAACTCCACCTCACCGACGACCGGTTCACGGCGATGGCGCGGGCCTGGCGCGGCACCGCCCCCGCCGTCCTCGCCAGCGGCACCACCGTCGTGCTCAGCCTCCTCACGCTGCTCGCGGCCGAACTCACCGGCAACCGCGGGCTCGGCTTCGCCGGCGCCGTCGGCATCCTGACCGCCATGCTGTTCGGCCTGGTCGTCCTACCCGCAGCCCTCGTCCTGCCCGGCCGGTGGCTGTTCTGGCCGCTGGTCCCCAAGGTCGGCGACCCGGTCGTCGCGGACCGGCGCGGCCTCTGGTCGCGCATCGGCCAGGGCGTCGCCAAGCGGCCCGCCCAGGTCGCCGTCGCCGGAACCGCCGTCCTGCTGGTCCTCGCCTCCGGAGCGCTCGGCCTCAGGACCGGCCTCGCGCAGGAGGACTCGTTCCGCAGGACCCCCGAGGCCGTGCTCGGGCAGCGCACCCTCGCCGCGGTCCAACCCGCGGGCGCCGTCGACCCCTTGACCCTGCTCTCCAGCACGGCCACGGGCGACCAGGTGGCCGACGCCGCCCGCCAGGTCCCCGGCGTCTCCTCCGTCACCCCGGGCGGGCACACCGACCGCTGGGCGCGCGCCGACGTCGTCCTCGACTCCGCCCCCGGGACCGCCGCCTCCGACCGCACCATCGACCAGCTGCGCCGCCGCGTCGCCCAGGTCCCGGACTCCGGCGCCCTGGTCGGAGGCGCCACCGCCGAGGCCTACGACACCTCGCGCGCCAACGCCCACGACACCCGCCTCGTCGTCCCGCTCGTCCTCGCGATCGTTCTCGTCGTCCTGATCGCCCTCCTGCGCGCGCTCGTGGCGCCGCTCCTGCTGGTCGCGACCGTGATCCTCTCCTACTTCGCCGCCCTGGGCGCGAGCTGGACGGTCTTCCGCACGTTCTACGACTTCCCCGCCACGGACACCAACGTCCCGCTGCTGTCCTTCCTCTTCCTCGTCGCGCTGGGCGTCGACTACAACATCTTCCTCATCGCCCGCACCCGCGAGGACACCGTCGCCGGCCACGACACCCGACGCGCGGTCCTGCGCGCCCTCGCCTCCACCGGAGGCGTCATCACCAGCGCGGGCATCCTGCTCGCCGCGGTCTTCGCCGTCCTCGGCGTCCTGCCCCTCATCACGCTCACCCAGATCGGCATCATCGTCGGCATCGGCGTCCTGCTCGACACCCTGCTGGTGCGCACCGTGCTCGTCCCCGCCCTGGTCCTGCTCACCGGGCGCCGCTTCTGGTGGCCGGGGCGGCCCGAGACCGCAGGGGGGAGCAAGCGGGCAGGCGTCGCGGAGTAG
- a CDS encoding alpha/beta hydrolase has translation MTAPAPALLRQERWEPAEGTAVRGTVVLLPGRGEHPALYARFGRRLALDGYRLVVPGPTAPAHRAGPPDAPHTAGDVDPADGAGADPSPAAWSDRRLEQLGGDLAALTAHERGRHGGPVVLAGSDTGALLALAAATTVPVDALLLAGLPSPHDAVSAGDTPPDWADDELSARTACPVHRSLLADSAEFRAGALLEPVAAELAAAAATARPTLPVLAFHGLADPVAPVEGLRALARRLPSVDALGVADGRHDVFNDAAHRSVAARTVQWLEALRAGLDRLPATPPALLVPLQPGRPDGAVR, from the coding sequence GTGACCGCGCCCGCACCCGCGCTGCTCCGGCAGGAGCGGTGGGAACCCGCCGAGGGCACCGCCGTCCGCGGAACGGTGGTCCTGCTGCCCGGACGCGGTGAACACCCCGCTCTGTACGCCCGGTTCGGGCGGCGGCTGGCCTTGGACGGCTACCGCCTGGTCGTCCCCGGCCCGACCGCCCCCGCCCACCGGGCCGGTCCGCCGGACGCCCCGCACACCGCGGGGGACGTCGACCCGGCCGACGGAGCAGGAGCCGACCCGTCCCCGGCAGCCTGGTCCGACCGGCGGCTCGAACAACTGGGCGGCGACCTGGCGGCGCTGACCGCCCACGAACGGGGCCGGCACGGCGGCCCGGTCGTACTGGCGGGCTCCGACACCGGAGCACTGCTCGCCCTCGCCGCCGCCACGACCGTCCCCGTCGACGCGCTGCTCCTCGCCGGACTCCCGTCACCACACGACGCGGTGTCAGCCGGCGACACGCCACCGGACTGGGCGGACGACGAACTGTCCGCCCGGACCGCGTGCCCGGTGCACCGGAGCCTGCTGGCCGACTCCGCCGAGTTCCGGGCCGGCGCCCTGCTCGAACCGGTGGCCGCCGAGCTCGCCGCCGCCGCGGCGACGGCCCGGCCGACCCTCCCCGTCCTGGCCTTCCACGGCCTGGCGGACCCGGTCGCGCCGGTGGAGGGACTGCGGGCGCTGGCCCGCCGACTGCCGTCGGTGGACGCGCTCGGCGTGGCCGACGGCCGCCACGACGTGTTCAACGACGCCGCGCACCGCAGCGTCGCCGCCCGAACGGTGCAGTGGCTGGAGGCACTGCGAGCCGGCCTGGACCGGCTGCCCGCAACCCCGCCCGCGCTGCTCGTCCCGCTCCAGCCCGGCCGGCCGGACGGCGCAGTCCGATGA
- a CDS encoding GNAT family N-acetyltransferase codes for MFEGKLVRLRALRSEDAEHHLRWRNDPEVVRWATAGDPCFGPVTAEAIGLGFEAMLRLSPRESAVFTVEDLAGGSVIGMADYRDLDPYAGAATLGVTIGEREFWGRGHGSEALRLLVAHLFGAYGLNRLELDTWSGNERAVRAFTGLGFREEGRRRSAVLLGGKRYDRVLFGMLREEWADPA; via the coding sequence ATGTTCGAAGGAAAGTTGGTAAGGCTGCGGGCGCTGCGCTCCGAGGACGCGGAGCATCATCTTCGGTGGCGCAACGATCCTGAAGTGGTGCGCTGGGCCACCGCCGGTGACCCGTGTTTCGGTCCGGTCACGGCGGAGGCGATCGGCCTCGGCTTCGAGGCGATGCTGCGCCTGAGTCCGCGGGAGTCGGCCGTGTTCACGGTCGAGGACCTGGCGGGCGGGAGCGTGATCGGCATGGCCGACTACCGGGACCTGGACCCGTACGCCGGTGCGGCCACACTGGGAGTGACCATCGGTGAGCGGGAGTTCTGGGGCCGCGGCCACGGGAGTGAAGCGCTGCGACTTCTCGTCGCCCACCTGTTCGGCGCCTACGGCCTGAACCGGCTGGAACTCGACACCTGGAGCGGCAACGAGCGCGCCGTGCGCGCCTTCACCGGGCTCGGCTTCCGAGAGGAGGGCCGCCGCCGCTCGGCCGTGCTGCTGGGCGGGAAGCGCTACGACAGAGTGCTCTTCGGAATGCTCCGCGAGGAATGGGCAGACCCCGCGTGA
- a CDS encoding carbohydrate ABC transporter permease, translated as MTGRRWYVPWLFLLPALAIAVCFFIVPFANTAVLSFTDASTLGGGAFTGTHNYARLLHDEQFWQSVRNTLLYIAVVVPCLVVLPLLLAVLVQKRIAGIGFFRAVFYSPVVASMVVAGLIWSWLLSDDGLVNSVLRGLHLVAAPVPFLTDAHLLLFSAMAMTVWKGLGYYMVVYLAALANVPRSLLEAAEVDGAGTVRRFRHVTLPLVRPTMVLVATLAAIGSAKVFAEVYTLSDGSAGPGGEARTLVYTIREVGLGLGGEAGYASAMSIVLFLGTLGLSVAVTRLNSREERA; from the coding sequence GTGACCGGCCGACGCTGGTACGTCCCCTGGCTCTTCCTCCTCCCGGCCCTGGCCATAGCCGTCTGCTTCTTCATCGTCCCGTTCGCCAACACCGCCGTGCTGTCGTTCACCGACGCCAGCACGCTGGGCGGCGGCGCCTTCACCGGCACGCACAACTACGCGCGACTGCTGCACGACGAGCAGTTCTGGCAGTCGGTGCGCAACACGCTGCTGTACATCGCGGTGGTGGTGCCCTGCCTGGTGGTGCTGCCGCTGCTGCTCGCGGTGCTGGTGCAGAAGCGCATCGCCGGCATCGGATTCTTCCGGGCGGTCTTCTACTCGCCGGTGGTGGCGTCCATGGTGGTCGCGGGCCTGATCTGGTCCTGGCTGCTCTCGGACGACGGCCTGGTGAACTCGGTGCTGCGCGGACTCCACCTGGTCGCCGCGCCGGTGCCGTTCCTCACCGACGCGCACCTGTTGCTGTTCAGCGCGATGGCGATGACCGTCTGGAAGGGCCTGGGCTACTACATGGTGGTGTACCTGGCAGCCCTGGCCAACGTGCCCCGCTCGCTGCTGGAGGCGGCCGAGGTCGACGGCGCCGGCACCGTGCGACGCTTCCGCCACGTCACCCTGCCGCTGGTGCGGCCCACCATGGTGCTGGTCGCCACCCTGGCCGCGATCGGCTCCGCCAAGGTGTTCGCCGAGGTCTACACCCTCAGCGACGGCAGCGCCGGACCGGGCGGCGAGGCCCGCACCCTGGTCTACACCATTCGTGAGGTCGGGCTCGGCCTGGGCGGCGAGGCGGGCTACGCCTCCGCCATGAGCATCGTGCTCTTCCTCGGCACCCTCGGCCTCTCCGTCGCCGTCACCCGCCTCAACTCCCGGGAGGAACGGGCATGA
- a CDS encoding LLM class flavin-dependent oxidoreductase: MALSVHWFLPTTGDSRQVVGGGHGSTPGAAGTDRPPSLGYLGQIARAAEQLGFAGALTPTGPWCEDAWLTTAMLTGLTERLTFLVAFRPGLVAPTLAAQMATTYQNLSGGRLALNVVTGGESKEQRAYGDFLDKDGRYARADEFLSVTGRLWRGERVDHDGPHLRVDGARLTRLPDPVPQVYFGGSSPAAERVAARHADVYLTWGEPPDRVAEKIERIRTLAAAQGRRPRFGIRLHTITRDTAAEAWSEADRLLAGMDPARIRDTQQALALSESEGQRRMRELHGGEVGRLEVYPNLWAGFGLVRGGAGTALVGSHTEVADRIEEYHRLGVDEFVLSGVPHLEEAYRVGEGLLPVLTARGLLSTGAGRRG, from the coding sequence GTGGCGCTGAGCGTGCACTGGTTCCTGCCGACCACCGGCGACAGCCGCCAGGTGGTCGGCGGGGGCCACGGCTCCACCCCGGGGGCGGCCGGCACCGACCGGCCGCCGTCGCTCGGCTACCTCGGGCAGATCGCGCGGGCGGCCGAACAGCTCGGCTTCGCCGGGGCCCTCACCCCGACCGGACCCTGGTGCGAGGACGCCTGGCTGACCACCGCGATGCTCACCGGCCTGACCGAGCGCCTCACCTTCCTGGTGGCGTTCCGGCCCGGCCTGGTCGCCCCGACGCTCGCCGCCCAGATGGCGACCACGTACCAGAACCTCTCCGGCGGACGGCTGGCGCTCAACGTGGTCACGGGCGGCGAGTCGAAGGAGCAGCGCGCGTACGGGGACTTCCTCGACAAGGACGGGCGCTACGCGCGCGCCGACGAGTTCCTGTCGGTGACCGGGCGGCTGTGGCGCGGAGAGCGGGTCGACCACGACGGCCCGCACCTTCGGGTCGACGGCGCCCGGCTGACGCGGCTGCCCGACCCGGTGCCGCAGGTGTATTTCGGCGGTTCCTCGCCGGCCGCGGAGCGGGTCGCCGCCCGGCACGCGGACGTGTACCTCACCTGGGGCGAGCCGCCGGACCGGGTCGCGGAGAAGATCGAGCGGATCCGGACGCTGGCTGCCGCCCAGGGGCGGCGGCCGAGGTTCGGCATCCGACTGCACACCATCACTCGCGACACCGCCGCCGAGGCCTGGTCGGAGGCCGACCGGCTGCTCGCCGGGATGGACCCGGCGCGGATCCGCGACACGCAGCAGGCCTTGGCGCTGAGCGAGTCGGAGGGCCAGCGGCGGATGCGTGAGCTGCACGGCGGTGAGGTCGGGCGCCTTGAGGTCTACCCGAACCTGTGGGCCGGCTTCGGTCTGGTCCGGGGCGGTGCCGGAACCGCCCTGGTGGGCAGCCACACCGAGGTCGCCGACCGGATCGAGGAGTACCACCGGCTGGGCGTCGACGAGTTCGTCCTCTCCGGCGTGCCCCACCTGGAGGAGGCCTACCGGGTCGGCGAGGGCCTCCTCCCCGTTCTCACCGCCCGCGGCCTGCTCTCCACGGGAGCCGGGCGCCGTGGCTGA
- a CDS encoding MarR family winged helix-turn-helix transcriptional regulator, translating to MAQHHSFGAATDSDGRPARVGRPGAVPKGDALSEALREVLTLTQLARAALAERLHMPLTHVEAVEHVVVARGAGEPIGPVELSRRLGVTSAAATQSVNRLVSEGHMTRGPHPRDRRRQVLDVTGSGFEHVMGELVPLLGLVLGASGDLDDTERAGARRYLENVAAAYRRYLDQDGGDGEGPGSAAPPTGPGPGSNPSPPAG from the coding sequence ATGGCGCAACATCACTCGTTCGGAGCCGCTACCGACTCGGATGGCCGGCCGGCCCGGGTCGGCCGCCCCGGCGCCGTGCCGAAGGGTGACGCGCTCTCGGAGGCACTGCGGGAGGTGCTGACGCTCACTCAACTGGCGCGCGCCGCGCTGGCCGAACGCCTGCACATGCCGTTGACCCACGTCGAGGCGGTCGAGCACGTGGTCGTCGCCAGGGGGGCCGGTGAACCCATCGGGCCCGTCGAACTCTCCCGGCGGCTGGGGGTGACCAGTGCCGCCGCGACGCAGTCGGTGAACCGGCTGGTGTCGGAGGGCCACATGACCCGCGGCCCCCACCCGCGGGACCGCCGCCGCCAGGTCCTGGACGTCACGGGGAGCGGCTTCGAGCACGTCATGGGCGAGCTGGTCCCGCTCCTCGGCCTGGTCCTCGGCGCCTCCGGGGACCTGGACGACACGGAGCGGGCGGGCGCCCGGCGGTACCTGGAGAACGTGGCGGCCGCGTACCGCCGGTACCTCGACCAGGACGGCGGCGACGGTGAAGGCCCCGGGTCCGCTGCCCCGCCCACCGGTCCCGGGCCTGGTTCCAACCCCTCACCGCCCGCTGGTTAG
- a CDS encoding LLM class flavin-dependent oxidoreductase produces MPVEIIGMISTHDVSETRPATGPVVDVEYTRSFARAHEQAGFDRILIAQSSASPDPNQVAAFAAANTERLGLLIAHRPGFLAPTVAARTFATLDQFSGGRVAVHIITGGHDAEQRRDGDYLSKDERYARTDDYLTVVKKAWTEHAPFDHDGPYYRLADFHSEVRPVQQPRIPVYFGGSSDAAYRVGGKHADTFALWGEPLAETAEQIARVRAAAEAAGRETAPGISVSFRPILGRTDEEAWERAHRILGTIEQRGDAFGGRRAVLPVGPGATPQNVGSQRLLAAAAKGDRHDRALWTAPAKATGAAGNSTALVGSPETVAQALLDYVDIGATTLLIRGYDPLDDALDYGRELLPLVRAEVARRDAAAAAGPVPATAGAR; encoded by the coding sequence ATGCCCGTCGAGATCATCGGCATGATCTCCACCCACGACGTCTCCGAGACCCGCCCGGCAACCGGCCCGGTGGTGGACGTCGAGTACACCCGCAGCTTCGCCCGGGCGCACGAGCAGGCCGGCTTCGACCGGATCCTCATCGCCCAGTCCTCGGCGAGCCCCGACCCGAACCAGGTCGCCGCGTTCGCCGCCGCCAACACCGAACGGCTCGGCCTGCTGATCGCCCACCGCCCCGGCTTCCTCGCACCGACCGTCGCCGCCCGCACCTTCGCCACCCTCGACCAGTTCTCCGGCGGCCGGGTCGCCGTCCACATCATCACCGGCGGCCACGACGCCGAGCAGCGCCGCGACGGCGACTACCTGAGCAAGGACGAGCGCTACGCCCGCACCGACGACTACCTGACGGTGGTCAAGAAGGCCTGGACCGAGCACGCGCCGTTCGACCACGACGGCCCGTACTACCGGCTGGCGGACTTCCACTCCGAGGTCCGGCCGGTCCAGCAGCCGCGCATCCCGGTCTACTTCGGCGGCTCGTCGGACGCCGCGTACCGGGTGGGCGGCAAGCACGCCGACACCTTCGCGCTGTGGGGCGAGCCGCTCGCCGAGACCGCCGAGCAGATCGCCCGGGTCCGGGCCGCCGCGGAGGCCGCCGGACGCGAGACCGCCCCGGGCATCAGCGTCTCCTTCCGGCCGATCCTCGGCCGCACCGACGAGGAGGCCTGGGAGCGGGCACACCGCATCCTCGGAACCATCGAGCAGCGCGGCGACGCCTTCGGCGGGCGCCGGGCCGTGCTCCCGGTCGGTCCCGGCGCCACGCCGCAGAACGTCGGCTCGCAGCGGCTCCTCGCCGCCGCCGCCAAGGGCGACCGGCACGACCGCGCCCTGTGGACCGCCCCCGCCAAGGCCACCGGCGCGGCCGGCAACTCGACCGCGCTGGTCGGCTCCCCGGAGACCGTGGCGCAGGCACTGCTGGACTACGTGGACATCGGCGCGACCACGCTGCTGATCCGCGGCTACGACCCGCTGGACGACGCGCTGGACTACGGCCGCGAGCTGCTGCCGCTGGTCCGCGCGGAGGTCGCCCGCCGCGACGCCGCGGCAGCCGCCGGCCCCGTCCCGGCCACGGCCGGCGCCCGGTGA
- a CDS encoding DUF3370 family protein has protein sequence MNHRPSPARRTILGLAPALLAGTAVPLAAAPAHAKTGSDHSSAVHGPCGCARSLATSVDAGTWTVGTPSAPGPTVPRDQLFPLPGAPTGAEMFVSNNPETFTGPGWLAQCARTTANRGGSAHPLSGTFPVYLYHQNSTGGTAYLHVLVSNPNSAAVTVQATGSVWTNAQKPLVQDPAQRAGTGPCFATSYDWAAGTTRTYLAATAVQPRTVVEVARIPMTSSIVDGLLDVTASDGVYVYTAVTTDGSTTTAVNYTQNDAQAAPGNIASQTATTYGREAGVYAASRWETGTFDVTVPAAGAYLGLALNTTQRQVAALDQTVPATAALSDSSQRSWGNYGMRYAVRARLTNPSAQSRTAVLTFGSNITAATDVPGDTWNGAASVRVDGGAARIATLYVRPTVPRCEIGRYVLAPGASTLVELEFEVPGLITAGSQLLFESV, from the coding sequence GTGAATCACCGCCCCTCCCCCGCCCGACGGACCATCCTCGGTCTGGCCCCCGCCCTGCTCGCCGGCACCGCCGTCCCGCTCGCCGCCGCCCCGGCCCACGCCAAAACTGGTAGTGACCACTCGTCGGCGGTCCACGGGCCCTGCGGGTGCGCCCGGTCGCTGGCCACCTCCGTCGACGCCGGCACCTGGACGGTCGGCACCCCGTCCGCGCCCGGCCCGACCGTCCCGCGCGACCAGCTCTTCCCGCTGCCCGGCGCCCCGACCGGCGCGGAGATGTTCGTCTCCAACAACCCCGAGACATTCACCGGCCCCGGCTGGCTCGCCCAGTGCGCCCGCACCACCGCCAACCGCGGCGGCTCCGCCCACCCGCTCTCGGGCACCTTCCCGGTGTACCTGTACCACCAGAACAGCACCGGGGGGACGGCCTACCTGCACGTCCTGGTGTCCAATCCCAACAGCGCCGCTGTCACCGTCCAGGCCACCGGCTCGGTGTGGACCAACGCCCAGAAGCCGCTGGTCCAGGACCCGGCCCAACGGGCCGGGACCGGCCCCTGCTTCGCGACCTCCTACGACTGGGCGGCCGGCACCACCCGGACGTACCTGGCCGCCACCGCCGTCCAGCCGCGCACCGTGGTGGAGGTCGCCAGGATCCCGATGACCTCCTCGATCGTCGACGGCCTGCTGGACGTGACCGCCTCGGACGGCGTGTACGTGTACACCGCGGTCACCACGGACGGCAGCACCACCACCGCGGTCAACTACACCCAGAACGACGCGCAGGCCGCCCCCGGCAACATCGCCTCCCAGACCGCGACCACCTACGGCCGCGAGGCCGGCGTCTACGCCGCCTCCCGCTGGGAGACCGGCACCTTCGACGTCACGGTTCCCGCCGCGGGGGCCTACCTGGGCCTGGCCCTGAACACCACGCAGCGCCAGGTCGCGGCGCTGGACCAGACGGTGCCCGCCACCGCCGCGCTGTCCGACTCCTCGCAGCGCAGCTGGGGCAACTACGGCATGCGCTACGCCGTGCGCGCCCGGCTGACCAACCCCTCGGCCCAGAGCCGCACGGCGGTGCTCACCTTCGGCTCCAACATCACCGCCGCCACCGACGTGCCGGGCGACACGTGGAACGGCGCCGCCTCGGTCCGGGTGGACGGCGGCGCGGCCCGGATCGCCACCCTGTACGTGCGCCCCACCGTGCCCCGGTGCGAGATCGGCCGCTACGTCCTGGCCCCCGGTGCCAGCACCCTGGTGGAGCTGGAGTTCGAGGTTCCGGGTCTCATCACGGCCGGCTCGCAACTCCTGTTCGAGAGCGTCTGA